A genomic window from Lotus japonicus ecotype B-129 chromosome 1, LjGifu_v1.2 includes:
- the LOC130726232 gene encoding protein-L-isoaspartate O-methyltransferase 1-like, which produces MSVYYHHHPHYSSSPSPSPSLAYRCCRYCFASTRTLSISKHRPLSLSSITNFYFFQSPSFLTGNALCLTMQRFCSVSGISKNKALVERLQRYGVITSSKVGEVMETVDRALFVPDGSAPYDDTPMAIGYNATISAPHMHATCLQLLEENLRPGMHALDIGSGTGYLTACFALMIGPQGRAVGVEHIPELVSLSIDNIQKSAAAAQLKDGSLSVHVGDGREGWPEFAPYDAIHVGAAAPEIPQPLIDQLKPGGRMVIPVGNMFQDLKVVDKNSDGSISIRTETSVRYVPLTSREAQLRGY; this is translated from the exons ATGAGTGtttactaccaccaccacccccatTACTCTTCTTCCCCTTCCCCTTCCCCTTCGTTGGCCTATCGTTGTTGCCGCTACTGTTTCGCTTCTACACGCACTCTCTCAATCTCAAAGCACcgtcctctttctctctcttcaattACCAATTTCTACTTCTTTCAAAGCCCTAGTTTTCTCACGGGGAACGCTCTCTGCCTCACGATGCAG CGTTTCTGCTCTGTGAGTGGCATCAGCAAGAACAAAGCATTGGTGGAGAGGTTGCAGCGTTATGGAGTGATCACATCAAGTAAGGTGGGTGAAGTAATGGAAACTGTTGATAGAGCTTTGTTTGTACCTGATGGATCGGCACCCTATGATGATACCCCCATGGCCATAGGATACAATGCCACTATATCTGCACCACACATGCATGCCACCTGCCTTCAGTTGCTGGAGGAGAATTTGCGCCCTGGGATGCATGCTCTCGACATTGGCTCTG GAACAGGATATCTGACTGCGTGTTTTGCCTTGATGATTGGACCCCAAGGTCGTGCTGTTGGTGTGGAGCATATTCCTGAATTGGTTTCATTGTCCATAGACAATATTCAGAAAAGTGCTGCAGCTGCACAATTAAAAGATGGATCTCTTTCTGTTCATGTCGGTG ATGGAAGAGAAGGTTGGCCAGAGTTTGCTCCTTATGATGCCATTCATGTTGGAGCAGCAGCACCAGAAATTCCCCAACCACTTATTGACCAGTTGAAGCCTGGTGGTAGAATGGTGATTCCTGTTGGAAACATGTTTCAAGATTTAAAGGTGGTGGATAAGAATTCTGATGGTTCTATCAGTATCCGGACTGAGACCTCCGTTCGTTATGTGCCCCTCACTAGTCGTGAAGCTCAGCTAAGAGGTTACTGA